The genomic window GCTCTGCGTCGGTGATGCGCGCCGGGCCGGGGAAGGGCAACTCGGGCGCGGGCAACTCGCGCAGCGCGGCGTAGGCCACCACATCGAAAGGCGAATTGAGGGGCCGGTACGACCCGCGCACCCCCTCGTCGAACTGAAAGTGACCGCTCGGCTCACGCAGGAGCGCGACCAGGGCGTCACGCGCCTTCCAGGTCACGGTCACTCAGACCGCCGCGCAAATGCTGAAGTGACACCCGCCGCACCCGGCCTTCTTCGAGCCAGCAGCGGAACAGCGCATCGGGCCGCTGCACCCGCAGAACCCCGGTGCGTTTGCCCTGGGCCAGCAGCAGCAGCAGTTGCAGGGCATCGAAATCAGCGAGGTTACTCAGGGTCATCACGAACCGCCTTGCTGGCAGTCTAACCGGCGTCTCTGCCACGTTTCTTTCGCCTGTGCGGGCACACGGAGAATTAATTTCGGGTGTAACCGCGCTCTGCCGCTCAACTCCGCAGCAGATGCGAGAAATCGGCGCCTTGCAGTGGCGGGAGGTCCTGCAAGCTCCCCAGGCCGAATTCGAGCAGAAACTTCTCGGTGGTGCCGTAGAGCAGCGGCTGACCCACGGCGTCGCTGCGGCCCACCACCTTGACGAGTTCGCGCTCCTGCAAGGTGAGCACCGTGCCCGCGCTCGCCCCGCGCATCGCTTCGATTTCAGCCCGCGTGACCGGCTGGCGATAGGCGATGATCGCCAGCACTTCGAGCGCGGCGTTGCTGAGGCTCGGCAGCGGCGCCGGGGCCAGCAGCGGTGCGAGGTGCCCGGCGAGGCCCGGCGGCACGATCAAGCGGTAGCCGCCTGCTACGGCTTCCAGGGTGATGCCCAGCCCCGCAGCTTCCAGCGCCGCCGCGAACGCCTGCACCGCCCGCAGGGTGGCGTCCTCACCGAGGCCCAGCACGCCCGCGAGTTCACGCAGCCGCACGGGCCGCCCCGCCGCCAGCAACGCGGCCCCGATGAGCGCCTGAGGCCGGGCTGGTTGCTCCGTATCGACACTCAAAGGGTCACCCGCACGCCCAGTG from Deinococcus radiodurans R1 = ATCC 13939 = DSM 20539 includes these protein-coding regions:
- the scpB gene encoding SMC-Scp complex subunit ScpB, translated to MSVDTEQPARPQALIGAALLAAGRPVRLRELAGVLGLGEDATLRAVQAFAAALEAAGLGITLEAVAGGYRLIVPPGLAGHLAPLLAPAPLPSLSNAALEVLAIIAYRQPVTRAEIEAMRGASAGTVLTLQERELVKVVGRSDAVGQPLLYGTTEKFLLEFGLGSLQDLPPLQGADFSHLLRS
- a CDS encoding DUF4388 domain-containing protein; protein product: MTLSNLADFDALQLLLLLAQGKRTGVLRVQRPDALFRCWLEEGRVRRVSLQHLRGGLSDRDLEGA